The Populus trichocarpa isolate Nisqually-1 chromosome 11, P.trichocarpa_v4.1, whole genome shotgun sequence genome has a segment encoding these proteins:
- the LOC7483643 gene encoding 65-kDa microtubule-associated protein 1, translating into MAVTDAQNPLLGETTCGTLLQKLQEIWDEVGESDEERDKMLIQIEQECLDVYKKKVEQIAKSRAQLLEALSDARIELARLLSALGEKCFAGLPEKASGTIKEQLAAIAPILEQLWEQKAERVKEFSDVQTQIQKICGEIAGNLNINGNPTVDDADLSLKKLDEYHAQLQELQKEKSDRLHKVLEFVSSVHDLCAVLGMDFFSTVTDVHPSLNDSTGMQSISNDTLARLAKTVLALKEEKKQRLHKLQELANQLMDLWNLMDTPMEERKLFDHVTRNMLASVDEVTVPKALALDLIEQAEVEVERLDLLKASRMKEIAFKKQAELEEIYARAHVEIAPDVAREKIMALIDSGNVEPAELLADMDNQISRAKEEALSRKEILDKVEKWMSACEEESWLEDYNRDENRYNASRGAHLNLKRAEKARILVNKIPALVDTLVAKTRAWEEDRGIQFAYDGVPLLAMLDEYAMLRQEREEEKQRMRDQKKFHEQQNTEQESSFGSRPSPARQVSTKKVVGSRANGGANGTPSRRLSLNAHQNGSRSTTKDGRRDNRLSGPVGPVNYVSISKDDAASHVSGTDTATASP; encoded by the exons ATGGCAGTCACAGATGCCCAAAACCCTCTCCTTGGAGAAACAACTTGTGGCACTTTACTGCAAAAGCTCCAG GAAATCTGGGATGAGGTTGGTGAAAGTGACGAGGAACGAGATAAGATGCTCATTCAAATAGAACAGGAGTGCTTGGATGTGTATAAGAAGAAAGTTGAGCAGATTGCCAAGTCAAGGGCCCAGCTTCTTGAGGCCTTATCAGATGCCAGAATTGAACTTGCACGTCTTCTATCAGCCCTTGGAGAAAAATGTTTTGCAGGATTG CCTGAGAAGGCTTCAGGAACAATCAAGGAACAACTTGCAGCTATAGCACCAATACTCGAACAGCTGTGGGAACAAAAAGCAGAGAGAGTAAAGGAGTTTTCTGATGTACAGACACagattcaaaaaatatgtggTGAAATTGCTGGGAACTTGAATATAAATGGCAATCCTACAGTTGATGATGCTGATTTATCCCTAAAGAAGTTAGATGAATATCATGCCCAACTTCAAGAGcttcaaaaggaaaag AGTGATAGGCTGCACAAGGTCCTTGAATTTGTGAGCAGTGTGCATGATCTCTGTGCTGTCCTCGGGATGGACTTTTTCAGTACTGTAACTGATGTTCATCCAAGCTTAAATGACTCGACTGGCATGCAAAGCATTAGCAATGATACATTAGCAAGGCTGGCTAAGACAGTCTTagcattaaaagaagaaaagaagcagaGGCTTCATAAG CTTCAAGAGCTGGCAAATCAGCTCATGGACCTGTGGAATCTGATGGATACTCCCATGGAAGAAAGGAAATTGTTTGACCATGTTACCCGTAACATGTTGGCTTCAGTTGATGAAGTGACTGTTCCCAAAGCTCTGGCCCTGGATCTAATTGAGCAG GCTGAGGTTGAGGTTGAAAGGCTTGATCTGCTAAAAGCCAGCAGGATGAAAGAAATTGCCTTTAAAAAGCAAGCAGAGCTTGAAGAGATATATGCCCGTGCTCATGTAGAGATAGCCCCGGATGTTGCTCGAGAAAAAATTATGGCACTAATTGATTCTGGAAATGTTGAGCCTGCTGAATTACTGGCTGACATGGACAATCAGATATCAAGAGCCAAAGAAGAAGCTCTAAGCAGAAAAGAAATTTTGGATAAGGTTGAGAAATGGATGTCAGCATGCGAGGAAGAGAGTTGGCTAGAAGATTATAATCGG GATGAAAACAGGTACAATGCCAGCAGAGGTGCACATTTGAATCTCAAGCGTGCAGAGAAAGCCCGGATTCTGGTTAACAAAATTCCAG CCTTGGTTGACACCTTGGTTGCTAAAACTCGGGCTTGGGAAGAAGATCGAGGCATACAGTTCGCATATGATGGTGTTCCTCTCCTTGCCATGCTAGATGAATATGCCATGCTCAGGcaggaaagagaagaagagaaacaacgGATGAGG GATCAGAAGAAGTTCCATGAGCAGCAAAACACAGAACAAGAATCCAGTTTTGGTTCCAGACCCAGTCCTGCCCGACAAGTTAGCACAAAGAAGGTGGTTGGTTCCCGTGCAAATGGTGGCGCTAATGGAACTCCCAGCAGGCGGCTATCTCTAAATGCTCATCAAAATGGGAGCAGGTCTACAACTAAAGATGGAAGGAGGGACAATAGGCTATCCGGTCCTGTTGGTCCTGTTAACTATGTTTCTATATCGAAAGATGATGCTGCCTCCCATGTTTCTGGCACTGACACTGCTACTGCTTCACCGTGA
- the LOC7471873 gene encoding V-type proton ATPase subunit e1 yields the protein MGFLVTTLIFVVVGIIASLCTRICCNRGPSTNLLHLTLVLTATVCCWMMWAIVYLAQMKPLIVPILSEGE from the exons ATGGGGTTTCTGGTAACGACACTGATTTTCGTAGTTGTCGGAATAATCGCTTCGCTTTGTACCAGAATCTGCTGCAACAGAGGACCCTCCACTAATTT GCTCCACCTAACATTGGTTTTGACAGCAACAGTCTGCTGCTGGATGAT GTGGGCAATTGTGTATTTAGCACAGATGAAACCTCTCATAGTTCCGATTTTAAGTGAAGGGGAGTGA